The window CGCCGATCCGGTTATCTACAAACTCGCCCCGTTCATTTCGTTGATTACGGCCATGGGTGCGTTCGCGATAATCCCCTTCAGCGAAAGCTCTGCGGGATTGTGGGCCGTGGGCAACGTCGACGCGGGAATTCTCTATATCTTTGCGCTGACGTCGATCAGCGTCTACGGGATCACGCTGGCCGGATGGGCATCGAGCTCGAAGTATCCGCTACTCGGCTCCATTCGTTCGACCGCGCAGATGATCTCGTACGAGCTGGCGATGACGCTCTCTGTCGTCGGCGTTCTCATCATGGCCGGAACGACGTCGCTTAGCGGCATCGTGCACGCGCAGTACAACCTCTGGTTCATCGCGCCGCAGTTCCTCGGCTTCCTGATTTACCTGACGACGGCCGTCGCCGAAACGAATCGCGCGCCATTCGATCTGGTCGAAGCTGAAACGGAGCTGGTCGGTGGATTCCACACCGAGTACTCAGGCTTGCGCTTCGGATTGTTCTTCATCGCCGAGTATCTGAACATGATCACCGTGTCGTGCTTGGCGACGCTGCTGTTCCTCG of the Candidatus Baltobacteraceae bacterium genome contains:
- the nuoH gene encoding NADH-quinone oxidoreductase subunit NuoH produces the protein MDMVPVWLIVVIKSLVVLLIVITTFAYSMLFERKILGWMQLRPGPDRVGPWGMLQPAADAVKMFFKEDLTPKNADPVIYKLAPFISLITAMGAFAIIPFSESSAGLWAVGNVDAGILYIFALTSISVYGITLAGWASSSKYPLLGSIRSTAQMISYELAMTLSVVGVLIMAGTTSLSGIVHAQYNLWFIAPQFLGFLIYLTTAVAETNRAPFDLVEAETELVGGFHTEYSGLRFGLFFIAEYLNMITVSCLATLLFLGGWSAPLGLTMVPGIVWFVAKAGVFLFIYMWLRGTLPRLRYDRLMAFGWKVLLPVATLNLIVTSAVIAFRGGV